In Trichocoleus desertorum NBK24, the following are encoded in one genomic region:
- the mug gene encoding G/U mismatch-specific DNA glycosylase, producing the protein MASLRRPTKEEIQAAIGTTVSDTIAPNLKVLFCGINPSLYSAVVGHHFARPGNRFWPTLHQAGFTDRLFDPAEDRDLLNLGYGITNVVDRATATADELSKQELLIGGQNLATKVEQYRPRCLAVLGIGAYRTAFSKPKAVVGRQEETLHNAIVWVLPNPSGLNAHYQLKDLAEVFRELLVAVERA; encoded by the coding sequence ATGGCATCTCTACGTAGACCAACCAAAGAAGAAATCCAGGCTGCGATCGGCACTACAGTTTCCGACACGATCGCGCCTAATCTCAAAGTGTTGTTTTGTGGCATTAACCCCAGCCTCTACAGCGCTGTTGTAGGTCATCACTTTGCTCGTCCTGGCAATCGCTTTTGGCCGACTCTACATCAAGCGGGCTTCACCGATCGCCTATTTGACCCTGCCGAGGATCGCGACTTGCTCAACCTCGGTTATGGCATCACCAATGTAGTCGATCGCGCTACTGCTACAGCCGATGAGTTATCCAAGCAAGAACTATTAATTGGTGGCCAGAATCTAGCAACCAAAGTAGAACAATATCGCCCCCGCTGTTTAGCCGTGCTAGGCATTGGCGCATATCGTACTGCCTTCAGCAAACCCAAAGCTGTAGTCGGACGACAGGAAGAAACCCTACACAACGCGATCGTCTGGGTATTACCTAATCCTAGTGGGTTGAATGCTCATTATCAACTCAAGGATTTAGCTGAGGTCTTCCGAGAATTATTAGTTGCTGTTGAACGTGCCTAG
- a CDS encoding tRNA (5-methylaminomethyl-2-thiouridine)(34)-methyltransferase MnmD has protein sequence MRKVISWIPQLTDDGSFTFFSEEFNETFHSSQGAKAEAFSKFAKATDLVEKAQQGQVRLLDVCYGLGYNTAAALETIWTANPNCQVEVYGLELDATVPQAAIAPPLIESWSSTVQTILIALAQEHEYQSDRLQAKVLIGDARQTIQSLAASQFQADAIFFDPFSPRRCPQLWTVEFFTQVVSCLAPTGNLATYSRSASVRSAMQAAGLYIGTIPLSEGEVYESHEWSQGTVGSFNPETLHPLSQMEQEHLQTRAAIPLRDPDLSDRAETILQRQKQEQQQSQRESTSSWRRRWGIK, from the coding sequence ATGAGAAAGGTAATATCCTGGATTCCTCAACTCACCGATGATGGTTCTTTCACCTTTTTCTCCGAGGAATTTAACGAGACATTCCATAGCAGCCAGGGTGCGAAAGCAGAAGCATTTTCCAAATTTGCTAAAGCCACCGATTTAGTAGAGAAAGCTCAGCAAGGGCAAGTACGCTTACTCGATGTCTGCTATGGCCTGGGCTACAACACTGCCGCCGCTCTAGAAACCATTTGGACCGCCAACCCAAATTGCCAAGTAGAAGTCTATGGGCTGGAACTCGATGCCACAGTTCCTCAAGCCGCGATCGCGCCTCCCTTAATCGAGTCTTGGTCTTCCACGGTGCAAACAATTTTGATTGCCTTGGCTCAGGAACATGAATATCAGAGCGATCGCTTGCAAGCCAAAGTGTTGATTGGGGATGCGAGACAAACCATTCAATCGCTAGCAGCATCTCAGTTTCAAGCCGATGCCATTTTCTTCGACCCCTTTTCTCCCCGTCGTTGCCCGCAGTTGTGGACGGTAGAGTTCTTTACCCAAGTCGTAAGTTGCTTGGCTCCCACCGGGAATTTAGCCACCTACTCGCGATCGGCTTCAGTGCGATCAGCCATGCAAGCGGCTGGTCTATACATTGGCACCATTCCTCTCAGTGAGGGAGAAGTGTATGAATCGCACGAATGGTCTCAAGGAACCGTCGGCAGTTTTAATCCTGAAACGCTACATCCTCTCTCGCAAATGGAGCAAGAACATCTACAAACGAGAGCTGCCATTCCTCTGCGTGACCCCGATTTGAGCGATCGCGCCGAAACTATTTTGCAGCGACAAAAGCAGGAGCAACAACAGTCTCAGCGAGAATCAACTTCCAGTTGGCGACGACGTTGGGGAATTAAATAG
- a CDS encoding DUF6464 family protein codes for MIETIFVVILGLLPPLLSLCFMRQAEERAQSRLRRAMAAVERRGMQSLQRSGEQQYVEGIGFLTGDITCRFNARSPHLRCAVNPVGPCQDCRYYESIEFV; via the coding sequence ATGATCGAGACTATCTTTGTGGTAATTCTAGGTTTACTCCCTCCCCTCTTATCGCTGTGCTTCATGCGACAAGCCGAAGAACGCGCCCAGAGCCGATTGAGAAGGGCAATGGCAGCGGTCGAGCGTCGAGGTATGCAGAGCCTCCAGCGATCGGGTGAGCAACAGTATGTGGAAGGCATTGGGTTTCTTACAGGGGATATTACCTGTCGGTTCAATGCGCGATCGCCTCATCTCCGTTGCGCTGTGAATCCTGTTGGCCCTTGTCAGGACTGTCGATATTACGAATCGATCGAGTTTGTTTAG
- the gltX gene encoding glutamate--tRNA ligase, whose translation MTVRVRLAPSPTGNLHIGTARTAVFNWLFARHQGGQFILRIEDTDIERSRPEYTQNILEGLTWLGMTWDEGPFYQTQRMDLYRQAIQSLLDKGLAYRSYETPEELDAMREAQKARNEAPRYNNRHRNLTPEQEAAFIAEGRQPVIRFKIEDSREISWNDLVRGKVSWKGRDLGGDMVIARAAAANEIGPPLYNFVVVVDDIDMKISHVIRGEDHIGNTPKQILLYEALGATAPEFGHTPLILNSAGAKLSKRDGVTSISDFKQMGYVPEALANYMTLLGWSAPDATQELFTLSEAAELFSFDRVNKAGAKFDWDKLNWINSQYLHAMPIDRLTDLLIPFWQAAGYEFDPTSDRAWLEQLTSLLAASLVLLKDAVEMSQLFFAPIAFTDEAKVQLQQEGSAATLQAVITALPTDHSLTAEQAQDMIKQVVKEQNVKKGLVMRSLRAGLTGDLHGPDLLQSWLLLHQKGQDLPRFQQALSIAQ comes from the coding sequence ATGACTGTTCGAGTCCGTCTTGCCCCCAGTCCCACGGGGAACTTGCACATTGGTACTGCCAGAACTGCGGTGTTTAACTGGCTGTTTGCCCGCCATCAGGGTGGTCAATTCATCTTGCGGATTGAGGACACTGACATAGAGCGATCGCGCCCAGAATACACCCAAAACATCCTGGAAGGTTTGACCTGGCTGGGTATGACTTGGGACGAAGGGCCGTTCTACCAAACCCAACGGATGGACTTGTATCGACAGGCAATCCAATCCTTGCTCGACAAAGGCTTAGCTTACCGCAGCTACGAAACGCCTGAAGAGTTGGATGCCATGCGGGAAGCCCAGAAAGCGAGAAACGAAGCGCCTCGATATAACAATCGTCACCGGAACCTAACGCCTGAGCAAGAAGCCGCTTTTATTGCAGAAGGTCGTCAGCCAGTGATTCGATTCAAAATCGAGGATAGCCGAGAAATTAGCTGGAATGACCTTGTGCGAGGCAAAGTTAGCTGGAAAGGTCGGGATCTGGGCGGTGATATGGTGATCGCGCGAGCCGCTGCTGCCAATGAAATTGGCCCACCCCTCTATAACTTTGTTGTGGTCGTCGATGACATCGACATGAAAATTTCCCATGTAATCCGTGGAGAAGACCACATCGGCAACACGCCCAAGCAGATTCTGCTCTACGAAGCCTTAGGTGCCACAGCGCCAGAGTTTGGGCACACACCACTGATTCTGAACTCAGCGGGAGCCAAGCTCTCTAAGCGGGATGGGGTCACTTCCATTTCCGACTTTAAACAAATGGGCTATGTACCTGAAGCTTTAGCCAACTACATGACCCTGCTCGGTTGGTCTGCACCAGACGCCACTCAAGAGCTGTTTACCTTATCCGAAGCGGCTGAACTGTTTAGTTTCGATCGCGTCAACAAAGCAGGAGCCAAGTTTGACTGGGATAAGCTGAATTGGATTAACAGCCAATACCTACATGCGATGCCCATCGATCGCCTGACAGATCTGTTGATTCCATTCTGGCAAGCTGCCGGATACGAGTTTGATCCCACGAGCGATCGCGCTTGGCTGGAGCAACTGACCAGCTTATTAGCAGCCAGCTTAGTGCTGCTTAAAGATGCGGTCGAGATGAGTCAACTTTTCTTTGCCCCGATTGCTTTCACTGACGAAGCCAAGGTGCAACTTCAGCAAGAAGGCTCTGCCGCCACTCTGCAAGCGGTGATTACAGCTTTGCCAACCGATCACAGCCTGACTGCCGAGCAAGCGCAAGACATGATTAAGCAAGTGGTGAAAGAGCAAAACGTCAAGAAAGGCTTGGTGATGCGATCGCTACGTGCCGGATTGACTGGGGACTTACATGGGCCTGACCTGCTCCAATCTTGGCTCTTACTGCATCAAAAAGGACAAGATTTGCCCCGTTTCCAGCAAGCTTTGTCAATCGCTCAGTAA
- a CDS encoding ParM/StbA family protein, which translates to MTARQPSNSLTSSLNGQSNHTSVLSIDLGRTSTKACVSRYADDVVLIAANVAHLSVDQVRRGGFESRSTDALLDIWLEHQGRGYAIGQLAADFGANLGVGQSKVEDALVKVLACIGYFNLSGDLAIVLGLPYHSQEQFDREKEQLIGLLRSPHVLSYRGEAIAVNIQQVWVMPEGYGSLIWCEAQEKEAQSPDLPNLSVAIVDIGHQTTDFLMVDRFRFARGASKSEPFAMNQFYDQVASQIQGADSQSLSLIEVVNRPQGQRFYRPRGATRPTDLDTILPSLRKSFARELSNRLIAWLPERVTDVIVSGGGGEFFWPDFQPLLEEAQLRIHLAQPSRKANALGQYLYGRAQLATVNPQLTQV; encoded by the coding sequence ATGACTGCCAGACAACCCTCTAATTCACTGACCAGTTCACTCAATGGTCAGTCCAACCACACGTCGGTTTTAAGTATTGACCTAGGGCGAACTTCTACTAAAGCCTGTGTCAGCCGCTATGCCGATGATGTCGTGCTGATTGCGGCCAATGTAGCGCATCTCAGCGTTGATCAGGTGCGTCGGGGTGGGTTTGAGTCCCGCTCTACGGATGCGCTGTTAGATATTTGGCTAGAGCATCAAGGCCGAGGTTACGCGATCGGCCAATTAGCAGCAGACTTTGGAGCCAACTTAGGCGTGGGGCAATCTAAGGTCGAAGATGCGCTAGTGAAGGTTTTAGCTTGTATTGGATATTTCAATCTCTCAGGCGACTTAGCCATTGTTCTAGGCTTGCCCTATCACTCTCAAGAGCAATTCGATCGCGAAAAAGAACAATTGATTGGCCTGCTGCGATCGCCTCATGTGTTGTCTTATCGAGGCGAAGCGATCGCGGTCAATATTCAGCAAGTTTGGGTGATGCCCGAAGGCTATGGCAGTTTGATTTGGTGTGAAGCGCAGGAAAAAGAGGCTCAGAGTCCTGACTTGCCGAATCTGTCAGTGGCGATCGTGGATATTGGTCACCAAACTACCGACTTTCTCATGGTCGATCGCTTCCGGTTTGCGCGGGGAGCCTCTAAGAGCGAACCTTTTGCCATGAACCAGTTTTACGACCAAGTGGCGAGTCAAATTCAAGGTGCAGACAGCCAATCTTTGTCGTTAATCGAAGTGGTGAATCGGCCTCAGGGACAACGGTTTTATCGGCCTCGTGGTGCCACTCGTCCTACTGATCTAGATACCATTCTGCCTAGCCTGCGTAAAAGTTTTGCGCGTGAATTGTCGAACCGTTTAATCGCTTGGCTTCCGGAGCGGGTTACAGATGTGATCGTCAGTGGTGGGGGTGGCGAATTTTTCTGGCCAGATTTTCAACCCTTACTAGAGGAAGCGCAGTTGCGGATTCACCTGGCCCAACCATCCCGCAAGGCCAACGCCTTAGGCCAATACCTCTATGGCCGCGCTCAACTGGCAACTGTTAACCCTCAACTCACCCAGGTCTGA
- the ftsH2 gene encoding ATP-dependent zinc metalloprotease FtsH2 has product MKLSWKTVLLWALPAVVIGFFFWQGAFAPTPVDMSSNAASTRMTYGRFLEYLDTGRVTSVDLYEGGRTAIVEAVDPELDNRVQRLRVDLPGNAPELISRLRNDKISFDVHPPRNDGAIWGLLGNLVFPILLIAGLFFLFRRSNNVPGGPGQAMNFGKSRARFQMEAKTGVMFDDVAGVEEAKEELQEVVTFLKKPERFTAVGARIPKGVLLVGPPGTGKTLLAKAIAGEAGVPFFSISGSEFVEMFVGVGASRVRDLFKKAKENAPCIIFIDEIDAVGRQRGAGIGGGNDEREQTLNQLLTEMDGFEGNTGIIIIAATNRPDVLDSALLRPGRFDRQVTVDAPDIKGRVEILQVHARNKKLSDEVSIDLVARRTPGFTGADLANLLNEAAILTARRRKEAITMLEIDDAVDRVVAGMEGTPLVDSKSKRLIAYHEIGHAVIGTLVKAHDPVQKVTLIPRGQAQGLTWFTPSEEQGLISKAQLMARIMGALGGRAAEEVIFGDAEVTTGAGNDLQQVSSMARQMVTRFGMSDLGPLCLESQSGEVFLGRDLMTRSEFSDEISSRIDGQVRSIVEHCYDESRRIIRENRTVVDRLVDLLIEKETIDGEEFRQIVAEYTVVPEKEQYVPQL; this is encoded by the coding sequence ATGAAATTGTCCTGGAAAACAGTGCTGCTGTGGGCACTGCCCGCTGTGGTCATCGGTTTCTTCTTTTGGCAAGGCGCTTTTGCTCCCACTCCAGTAGATATGAGCAGCAATGCGGCGAGTACCCGCATGACCTACGGTCGCTTTCTGGAATATTTAGACACAGGTCGAGTCACAAGTGTTGACCTCTATGAAGGAGGACGGACAGCAATTGTAGAAGCGGTTGATCCAGAATTAGACAATCGGGTGCAGCGGCTGAGAGTAGACCTACCTGGTAACGCTCCAGAACTGATTTCTCGCCTGAGAAACGACAAAATCAGTTTTGATGTGCATCCGCCTCGCAATGATGGTGCCATCTGGGGCTTGTTGGGCAACCTAGTCTTTCCCATCTTGCTCATCGCTGGGCTCTTCTTCTTGTTCCGTCGCTCTAACAACGTGCCAGGTGGTCCGGGCCAAGCCATGAACTTTGGTAAGTCACGGGCTCGCTTCCAAATGGAAGCCAAGACTGGCGTGATGTTCGATGATGTGGCTGGCGTGGAAGAAGCCAAAGAAGAATTGCAAGAAGTCGTTACCTTCCTGAAGAAGCCAGAGCGCTTCACGGCGGTTGGAGCCCGCATTCCGAAGGGTGTACTGCTAGTTGGCCCTCCGGGAACGGGTAAAACTCTATTGGCTAAGGCGATCGCGGGGGAAGCGGGCGTACCCTTCTTCAGCATCTCTGGTTCCGAGTTCGTGGAAATGTTTGTTGGTGTGGGTGCGTCTCGCGTCCGTGACCTGTTCAAGAAAGCCAAGGAAAATGCTCCTTGCATCATCTTTATCGATGAAATTGACGCAGTGGGTCGTCAGCGAGGAGCAGGCATTGGCGGTGGCAACGATGAGCGAGAGCAAACCCTTAACCAGTTGCTCACCGAGATGGATGGCTTTGAAGGCAACACTGGCATCATCATTATCGCGGCCACCAACCGTCCTGATGTCTTAGACTCGGCGCTGTTGCGTCCCGGTCGCTTTGACCGTCAAGTTACAGTGGATGCTCCCGATATCAAGGGCCGCGTAGAAATTCTGCAAGTCCATGCCCGCAACAAGAAGCTATCTGACGAAGTTTCGATCGATTTGGTGGCTCGTCGGACTCCTGGCTTCACAGGTGCAGACTTGGCGAACTTGCTGAACGAAGCTGCTATCCTAACCGCGCGTCGCCGGAAAGAAGCGATCACCATGCTAGAAATCGATGACGCAGTCGATCGCGTGGTGGCTGGGATGGAGGGTACGCCTCTAGTTGACAGCAAGAGCAAGCGCCTAATCGCCTATCACGAAATTGGTCACGCCGTAATTGGCACCCTGGTCAAAGCACACGACCCCGTACAGAAAGTAACTTTGATCCCCCGTGGACAAGCTCAAGGCTTAACCTGGTTTACCCCTAGCGAGGAGCAAGGTTTAATTTCCAAAGCCCAACTGATGGCTCGCATCATGGGAGCCTTGGGCGGTCGGGCGGCTGAGGAAGTGATCTTCGGTGACGCTGAAGTTACCACTGGCGCTGGCAACGACCTGCAACAAGTCAGCAGCATGGCACGGCAGATGGTGACTCGGTTCGGGATGTCTGACTTAGGGCCTTTGTGCCTTGAAAGCCAATCAGGTGAAGTATTCTTGGGCCGCGACTTGATGACTCGCTCGGAGTTCTCCGATGAGATTTCGTCTCGGATCGATGGTCAAGTTCGCTCGATTGTAGAGCACTGCTACGATGAGTCTCGCCGCATCATCCGTGAGAACCGCACTGTAGTCGATCGCCTAGTGGATCTCTTAATCGAGAAAGAAACTATTGATGGCGAAGAGTTCCGTCAGATTGTAGCTGAATACACCGTCGTACCTGAAAAAGAACAGTACGTACCTCAGCTTTAA
- a CDS encoding AAA family ATPase yields MLLKTVFIRFYKSFNDDFLRRLHKEAKPKPWERVNGDWYPYIEVAIDSEITTVVGANESGKSHLLSAIEKAISGSKIERDDFCRYSRFFTVKMGELKHPDFGTGWKDLTNEEKAFFREACGMSDNSEFNNLLIFRTSVDDLTVYIPEENYRSYKVQDDFISKVPNILPKTFRIDAEIALPDSIPIQKLVKHSKGGDTSFELLERDEKIRIFDLLNKLANTPRPERNFPVTDSDPFEKVVSSLVSALKESNLNQDEETRREKQLELAKKLIYKIAQVDPEVLSNLAEAIKKGKQGYANGIIKMINDQLATNLNFPNWWVQDRNFQLKVMAREHDLVFTITDKTGTEYSFKERSSGLKYFLSYYIQYRSHESHKLKNEILLMDEPDTYLSSQAQQDLLRIFEAFANPEEGSHIIRPVQVVYVTHSPFLVDKNHAERIRVLQKGNEDEGTRVVKDAAKNHYEPLRSAFGAFVGETTFIGNCNLMVEGIADQILLAGASNHLRRKRGISTLETLNLNNLTIVPAGSASHIPYLVYLARGRDIEQPAVIVLLDSDSSGNDAKKHLLGKGGRHRRPLIKESFIVQIGDLFKQRELSDETKLKPIEIEDLIPLEICVLAARQYALEMCSIDESTATLIHKDLILSNLTEDKTVFDALQACFENLSNSKLHIEKVGFARNVVQILNELYKNPRNPLAKVSEGAMQEFEENFKTLFQYLNKMQRQAQSKLIKARLSQQIKNRIDGFIQQHQVISRRENALILLQDIESLMDENRNESSPIELDKVKEAIQNIRHSYNLDQGMTKYIDDYEGFKLSLEKIRYAGLLAIQEDELESEQMLGLSIDSDNTTTQEQLKAEASSHINDSEPMKTSEELKPRSQNKIGKKV; encoded by the coding sequence ATGCTTCTTAAAACAGTCTTTATTCGTTTTTACAAGTCATTCAATGACGACTTCCTAAGAAGATTGCATAAAGAAGCAAAGCCAAAACCGTGGGAGAGAGTCAATGGAGACTGGTATCCTTATATTGAAGTAGCAATTGATTCGGAAATCACAACTGTTGTTGGTGCCAATGAATCTGGAAAGTCACACCTCTTAAGCGCCATAGAAAAAGCGATTTCTGGAAGCAAAATAGAACGTGATGATTTCTGTAGATATTCACGATTCTTTACCGTAAAGATGGGAGAGCTAAAACATCCTGACTTTGGAACTGGCTGGAAAGATTTAACAAATGAAGAAAAAGCTTTTTTTCGAGAAGCTTGCGGGATGTCAGACAATAGTGAATTTAATAATTTATTGATATTTAGAACAAGCGTAGATGATTTGACAGTATACATACCTGAGGAAAATTATAGATCTTACAAAGTACAGGATGATTTTATATCTAAAGTTCCGAATATTCTACCTAAAACATTTAGAATTGATGCCGAAATAGCACTTCCAGATAGTATACCTATCCAAAAACTAGTTAAGCATTCAAAAGGAGGAGACACAAGTTTTGAGTTGCTGGAGCGTGATGAAAAAATCAGAATCTTTGATCTATTAAATAAACTTGCTAACACCCCTAGACCTGAACGAAATTTTCCCGTTACAGATTCCGATCCTTTTGAAAAAGTAGTTTCTAGCTTGGTTTCAGCCCTAAAAGAATCCAACTTAAATCAAGATGAGGAGACTAGACGTGAAAAGCAGCTTGAGCTGGCAAAAAAGTTGATTTATAAAATCGCTCAAGTCGATCCTGAAGTTCTTTCAAACCTTGCAGAAGCCATTAAGAAAGGAAAACAAGGATATGCCAATGGAATTATTAAGATGATCAATGATCAGCTAGCCACAAATTTAAACTTTCCTAATTGGTGGGTACAAGACCGGAATTTTCAATTAAAAGTTATGGCTAGAGAGCATGACCTAGTTTTTACCATAACTGACAAGACTGGAACTGAGTACTCTTTTAAAGAAAGAAGTTCAGGATTAAAATACTTCCTTAGCTACTACATACAGTATCGCTCTCATGAATCACACAAATTAAAAAATGAAATTCTTCTGATGGATGAGCCCGACACATATTTGTCCAGTCAGGCTCAGCAAGATTTATTGAGAATTTTTGAAGCATTTGCAAACCCAGAAGAAGGCTCTCATATTATTCGTCCAGTACAAGTAGTTTATGTAACCCACTCTCCCTTCCTAGTTGACAAAAACCATGCTGAAAGAATCCGTGTATTGCAAAAGGGTAATGAAGATGAAGGGACACGAGTTGTAAAAGATGCCGCTAAGAATCATTATGAACCCCTTAGATCCGCATTTGGTGCGTTTGTTGGTGAAACAACTTTTATTGGTAACTGTAACTTGATGGTTGAAGGTATAGCAGACCAAATACTACTGGCTGGTGCATCTAATCATCTTCGTCGAAAGCGAGGTATCTCCACTTTAGAAACACTGAATCTGAATAATCTTACTATTGTGCCCGCAGGTTCTGCGTCACATATTCCATATTTGGTTTATTTAGCTCGTGGTCGTGATATTGAACAGCCAGCAGTAATTGTGCTTTTAGATAGTGACTCAAGCGGGAATGATGCCAAGAAGCATCTCTTAGGTAAAGGTGGAAGGCATAGAAGACCTTTGATCAAAGAAAGTTTTATTGTTCAGATTGGTGACTTATTCAAGCAGCGTGAATTAAGTGATGAAACAAAACTAAAACCAATCGAAATAGAAGACTTAATTCCTTTAGAGATTTGTGTTTTGGCAGCTAGGCAATACGCACTTGAAATGTGCAGTATAGATGAGTCCACTGCCACTTTGATCCACAAAGACTTAATTTTATCGAACCTGACAGAAGATAAAACTGTTTTCGATGCTTTGCAAGCATGTTTCGAGAATTTATCCAATTCAAAGCTTCACATTGAAAAGGTTGGTTTTGCCAGAAATGTAGTTCAGATCCTGAATGAATTATATAAAAACCCTAGAAACCCTCTTGCCAAAGTTTCAGAAGGTGCAATGCAAGAGTTCGAAGAAAATTTTAAGACTTTATTCCAGTATTTAAACAAAATGCAACGTCAAGCTCAAAGCAAACTTATTAAAGCTCGCTTGTCTCAACAAATCAAAAATAGAATTGACGGGTTTATTCAACAACATCAAGTAATATCAAGACGTGAAAATGCATTAATCCTTCTTCAAGATATAGAGTCTTTAATGGATGAAAATCGAAATGAGTCTTCGCCTATTGAACTTGATAAAGTAAAAGAAGCAATTCAAAATATTCGTCATTCTTACAACCTTGATCAAGGAATGACAAAATATATTGATGATTATGAAGGATTTAAATTGTCCCTGGAGAAGATTCGTTATGCAGGTCTATTAGCAATTCAAGAGGATGAGTTGGAGTCAGAGCAGATGCTCGGCTTGTCTATAGATTCTGATAATACTACAACCCAGGAGCAGTTGAAGGCTGAAGCAAGTAGTCATATTAATGATTCAGAACCAATGAAAACATCAGAAGAATTGAAGCCTAGAAGCCAAAATAAAATTGGCAAAAAAGTGTAA
- a CDS encoding class I SAM-dependent methyltransferase: MTATAAKTAPRLASRLVNGVLSIKPLAKLAKNRARNMMIKRAETIGVYWPKEVKALKARGGTAEFSPEWEADLAQVQNPNLTYPDYYLTSFHAYDEGNMGWEPATEVEVAAHAVHARIWPEAGAQGDAKLRQSYHNVLKAEILADPKDILDLGCSVGMSTFALQETYPQAKVTGLELSPYFLAVARYKAQQRQAQINQINWVHAKAEETGLPDASFDLVSAVLVFHELPQSAAIAIFQEARRVLRPGGHLTIMDMNPQSEIYAKMPPYILTLLKSTEPYLDQYFALDIEKTLVEAGFHPPTIISNSPRHRTIVAQKA, from the coding sequence ATGACTGCCACTGCTGCCAAGACTGCTCCCCGCTTAGCTTCTCGCTTGGTAAATGGAGTACTTTCAATCAAACCGCTCGCCAAGCTAGCCAAGAACCGCGCTCGCAACATGATGATCAAGCGGGCTGAAACCATTGGAGTTTATTGGCCGAAAGAAGTGAAAGCGCTCAAGGCGCGGGGTGGCACTGCTGAATTTTCGCCAGAGTGGGAGGCAGACTTAGCCCAAGTTCAGAATCCTAATTTGACTTACCCAGACTATTACCTGACTTCGTTCCACGCCTACGACGAAGGCAATATGGGATGGGAGCCTGCGACGGAAGTTGAGGTGGCAGCGCACGCAGTCCATGCTCGAATTTGGCCAGAGGCAGGAGCGCAAGGTGATGCTAAGCTGCGCCAGAGCTACCACAATGTGTTGAAAGCTGAGATTCTTGCAGACCCCAAGGATATTCTGGATTTGGGATGTAGTGTCGGCATGAGCACGTTCGCACTACAAGAAACCTATCCGCAAGCAAAGGTCACGGGATTGGAGCTATCTCCATACTTCTTGGCGGTGGCTCGCTACAAAGCCCAACAACGCCAAGCTCAGATCAATCAGATTAATTGGGTGCATGCTAAAGCCGAAGAGACAGGCTTACCCGATGCTTCCTTTGATCTAGTTTCTGCTGTCTTAGTCTTCCATGAACTGCCCCAAAGTGCGGCGATCGCCATCTTCCAGGAAGCGAGACGAGTTCTGCGTCCCGGTGGGCACTTGACGATCATGGACATGAACCCCCAGTCCGAGATCTACGCCAAGATGCCGCCCTACATTCTGACGCTGCTCAAGAGTACCGAGCCTTATCTTGATCAGTACTTCGCTTTAGATATAGAAAAAACCCTAGTCGAAGCGGGTTTCCATCCACCCACCATTATTTCCAATAGCCCCCGCCATCGTACCATCGTGGCTCAAAAGGCTTAG